The following coding sequences lie in one Pseudomonas monsensis genomic window:
- a CDS encoding MAPEG family protein: MTVALWCVLIAIFLPYVCTIVAKAAGGFRLSDNHDPRDFLESVGGVARRAHAAQLNSFEVMPAFAAAVIVAHLVGTAQLVTVNVLAVMFITSRLLYIICYLADWAILRSLVWFVGMGLIAAFFFVSV; encoded by the coding sequence ATGACGGTGGCTCTGTGGTGTGTGTTGATCGCGATTTTTCTGCCCTATGTGTGCACGATTGTGGCCAAGGCCGCGGGCGGTTTCCGGCTGAGTGACAACCATGATCCTCGGGATTTTCTCGAAAGCGTGGGCGGCGTGGCACGACGGGCGCATGCAGCGCAACTCAACAGTTTTGAAGTGATGCCGGCGTTTGCCGCCGCGGTGATCGTCGCGCATCTGGTGGGCACGGCGCAGTTGGTGACGGTGAATGTGCTGGCGGTGATGTTTATCACCAGTCGCCTGCTGTACATCATCTGCTACCTGGCGGACTGGGCAATTCTGCGGTCGCTGGTGTGGTTTGTCGGGATGGGGCTGATTGCCGCGTTCTTCTTTGTGTCTGTTTGA
- a CDS encoding EamA family transporter: MLATALVLVAALLHAAWNTLIKFSAERLLVVACMDTVALLVVAIALPFVSLPPVEIWPWILASAAFELLYRYLLIQAYRVGDLGLVYPLMRGLSPLVVLALTLIFAGEVLTTQQIFGIMFIPFGMVCLLWQGGGGKHLPWSMLPVVALIGLCIGCYTYIDGQALRRWSHPLDYLVWVTLLSAWPFPLLAWVAKRPAFMQFWREQWKLGLAVGFCVLFSYALVLWAMQLGSIAEAAALREISVILVVLFGMRYLKEPFGRPRLLACGLVLIGMLVMKF; the protein is encoded by the coding sequence GTGCTGGCGACAGCTCTGGTGTTGGTGGCGGCGCTGTTGCATGCGGCGTGGAATACCCTGATCAAATTCAGCGCCGAGCGGCTGCTGGTGGTGGCGTGCATGGACACCGTGGCGCTGCTGGTCGTCGCCATTGCGTTGCCGTTCGTGAGCTTGCCGCCGGTTGAAATCTGGCCGTGGATTCTTGCGTCGGCGGCGTTTGAACTGCTCTATCGCTATTTGTTGATTCAGGCCTACCGGGTCGGCGATCTCGGCTTGGTCTATCCGCTGATGCGCGGACTGTCGCCATTGGTGGTGTTGGCGCTGACCCTGATCTTCGCCGGTGAGGTGCTCACCACGCAGCAGATCTTCGGGATCATGTTTATTCCGTTTGGCATGGTTTGCCTGCTCTGGCAGGGCGGCGGCGGGAAACACTTGCCGTGGTCGATGCTGCCGGTGGTGGCGCTGATCGGCTTGTGCATCGGTTGCTACACCTACATAGATGGCCAGGCGTTGCGGCGCTGGTCGCACCCGCTCGATTACCTGGTCTGGGTCACGCTGCTCAGCGCCTGGCCATTTCCACTGCTGGCGTGGGTCGCCAAGCGCCCGGCGTTCATGCAGTTCTGGCGTGAGCAATGGAAGCTGGGGCTGGCCGTCGGGTTCTGCGTGTTGTTCAGCTACGCTCTGGTGCTGTGGGCGATGCAGTTGGGCTCGATTGCGGAAGCGGCGGCATTGCGCGAGATCAGCGTGATTCTGGTGGTGCTGTTCGGCATGCGCTACTTGAAAGAACCTTTCGGCCGGCCACGGCTCTTAGCCTGTGGGCTGGTGCTGATCGGCATGCTGGTCATGAAGTTCTGA
- a CDS encoding MFS transporter, translating to MPLALLALAVAAFGIGTTEFVIMGLLPDVARDLAVSIPHAGLLITGYALGVVFGAPILAIGTANMPRKATLLGMTLMFILGNVLCALAPNYATLMAARVVTALCHGAFFGIGSVVAAGLVAPNKRAQAIAMMFTGLTLANVLGVPLGTALGQYAGWRSTFWAVSVIGVIAALAQWLWLPKHIAMDKANLASEFKVLGKVNVLLALGMSVLASTSLFSVFTYIAPILQDITGVSPHGVTVMLLLFGVGLTGGSMLGGRLADSRLLPSLVGVALAVVVILAAFSQTSRSVIPAAITLVLWGIFAFALCPILQLLIIDQAHEAPNLGSTLNQSAFNLGNATGAWIGGLVVASGADLADLPWTGALVGVLTVLTALFFIYLQRRGTAAVNVSG from the coding sequence ATGCCACTCGCCTTGCTTGCACTCGCTGTTGCCGCATTCGGCATCGGCACGACTGAATTCGTGATCATGGGTCTGTTGCCCGATGTCGCCCGCGACCTTGCCGTAAGCATCCCTCACGCCGGACTGTTGATTACCGGGTACGCCCTGGGTGTGGTGTTCGGCGCACCGATCCTCGCCATCGGTACCGCCAACATGCCGCGCAAGGCGACGTTGCTGGGCATGACGCTGATGTTCATCCTCGGCAACGTGCTCTGCGCACTCGCGCCGAACTACGCGACGCTGATGGCGGCGCGGGTGGTCACCGCGTTGTGTCACGGTGCGTTTTTCGGCATTGGCTCGGTGGTGGCCGCCGGACTGGTCGCACCGAACAAACGCGCGCAGGCCATTGCGATGATGTTCACCGGCCTGACCCTGGCCAATGTGCTCGGCGTGCCCTTGGGCACCGCGCTCGGCCAATACGCCGGTTGGCGCTCGACCTTCTGGGCGGTGTCGGTGATCGGCGTGATCGCCGCTCTCGCGCAATGGCTGTGGCTGCCGAAACACATCGCGATGGACAAGGCCAACCTCGCCAGCGAGTTCAAGGTGCTGGGCAAGGTCAACGTGTTGCTGGCACTGGGTATGAGCGTGCTGGCATCGACCAGCCTGTTCAGTGTGTTCACGTACATTGCACCGATCCTGCAGGACATCACCGGCGTCAGCCCCCACGGCGTGACGGTGATGCTGCTGTTGTTCGGCGTCGGCCTGACCGGCGGCAGCATGCTCGGTGGCCGCCTGGCCGACAGCCGTCTGTTGCCATCGCTGGTGGGTGTGGCGCTGGCGGTGGTGGTGATTCTGGCGGCGTTCAGCCAGACCAGCCGCTCGGTGATTCCGGCGGCGATCACACTGGTGCTGTGGGGCATTTTCGCCTTTGCACTGTGCCCGATCCTGCAACTGCTGATCATCGACCAGGCCCATGAGGCGCCGAACCTCGGCTCGACCTTGAACCAGAGCGCGTTCAATCTTGGTAACGCGACGGGCGCGTGGATCGGCGGGTTGGTGGTTGCCAGTGGCGCAGATCTGGCGGACTTGCCGTGGACCGGCGCGCTGGTCGGCGTGCTGACGGTGCTGACGGCGCTGTTTTTCATCTATCTGCAACGTCGTGGCACGGCTGCGGTCAATGTGTCCGGCTAG
- a CDS encoding cation:proton antiporter produces the protein MLELVAAFICLTTLLTFVNYRFIGLPPTIGVMVTALMFSLLLQGLSVLGYPGLEERVQQLIGQIDFGDLLMNWMLSFLLFAGALHVNLNDLRSYRWPIGLLATFGVLIATGVIGSLAYYIFALFGWHVSFLYCLLFGALISPTDPIAVLGVLRTANASKPLKTTIVGESLFNDGTAVVVFTVLLGIAQLGETPTISATAMLFVHEAIGGVLFGGLIGYGVYRMIKSVQQHQITVMLTLALVIGGSAMATELHVSAPIAMVVAGLIIGNLGRNLAMNDMTRKYLDGFWELLDDMLNALLFALIGMELLLLPFNWAHIAAASLLALAILLSRLLTVAPAIVLLRRWRTVPRGTIRILTWGGLRGGVSVALALALPLGPERDLLLSITYIVVLSSILLQGLTIGKLVKHATRDEPATAAEPAHH, from the coding sequence ATGCTTGAACTTGTCGCCGCTTTTATCTGCCTCACCACCCTGCTCACCTTCGTCAATTACCGCTTCATCGGCCTGCCCCCCACCATCGGTGTGATGGTCACCGCGCTGATGTTCTCCCTGCTGCTGCAAGGCCTGAGCGTGCTCGGCTACCCCGGTCTTGAAGAGCGCGTGCAGCAATTGATCGGCCAGATCGACTTCGGCGATCTGCTGATGAACTGGATGCTCTCGTTCCTGCTGTTCGCCGGCGCCCTGCACGTCAACCTGAATGACCTGCGCAGCTACCGCTGGCCCATCGGCCTGCTGGCGACCTTCGGTGTGTTGATCGCCACCGGCGTGATCGGCAGCCTCGCCTATTACATTTTTGCCCTGTTCGGCTGGCACGTAAGCTTCCTGTACTGCCTGCTGTTTGGCGCGCTGATTTCGCCGACCGACCCAATCGCGGTGCTCGGCGTACTGCGTACGGCCAATGCCTCCAAGCCGCTGAAAACCACGATCGTCGGTGAATCGCTGTTCAACGACGGTACGGCGGTGGTGGTGTTTACCGTGTTGCTGGGCATCGCCCAACTGGGCGAGACGCCGACCATCAGCGCCACCGCGATGCTGTTCGTTCACGAAGCCATTGGCGGCGTGCTGTTCGGCGGGCTGATCGGTTATGGGGTGTACCGGATGATCAAGAGCGTCCAGCAGCATCAGATCACAGTGATGCTGACCCTCGCGCTGGTGATCGGCGGTTCGGCGATGGCTACCGAACTGCACGTCTCGGCGCCGATTGCGATGGTGGTGGCCGGTCTGATCATCGGTAACCTGGGACGCAACCTGGCGATGAACGACATGACCCGCAAGTACCTCGACGGCTTCTGGGAGCTGCTCGATGACATGCTCAACGCCCTGCTGTTCGCGCTGATCGGCATGGAACTGTTGCTGCTGCCATTCAATTGGGCACACATAGCGGCGGCGAGTTTGCTGGCGCTGGCGATTCTGCTGTCGCGCCTGCTCACCGTGGCCCCGGCGATCGTCCTGCTGCGCCGCTGGCGCACGGTGCCGCGCGGCACCATCCGCATCCTGACCTGGGGCGGTTTGCGCGGCGGCGTTTCGGTGGCACTGGCGCTGGCCCTGCCGCTGGGCCCGGAGCGCGATCTGCTGCTGAGCATCACCTACATCGTGGTGCTGTCGTCGATCCTGTTGCAGGGGCTGACCATCGGCAAACTGGTCAAACACGCCACCCGTGACGAGCCGGCCACAGCGGCCGAGCCCGCCCACCATTGA